Proteins encoded in a region of the Elaeis guineensis isolate ETL-2024a chromosome 7, EG11, whole genome shotgun sequence genome:
- the LOC105048890 gene encoding probable UDP-N-acetylglucosamine--peptide N-acetylglucosaminyltransferase SEC: protein MFSLQSDARLHQLPPPPPPQQQQPPPSVVATQLQQLFGANASGGLGFHGAPIGSADLDEASFPLQLLDDSADIKPLIAKPLEGDEDVHLVLAHQSYKAGDYNQALEHCNAIYRKNPKRTDNLLLLGAIYYQLHDFDMCIAKNQEALAIDPHFAECYGNMANAWKEKGNIDLAIRCYLIAIELRPNFSDAWSNLASAYTRKGRLNEAAQCCRQALALNPRLVDAHSNLGNLMKAQGLVQEAYNCYVEALRIRPSFAIAWSNLAGLFMEAGDLNRALTYYKEAVKLKPTFADAYLNLGNVYKALGMRQEAIICYQHAIQARTDYATAYGNLASTYYEQGQLDLAILHYRQAINYDSAYVEAYNNLGNALKDAGRVDEAISCYQSCLALQRNHPQALTNLGNIHMEWNMMSVAASYYKAAISVTSGLSAPFNNLAAIYKQQGNYVEAIACYNEVLRIDPLAADGLVNRGNTFKEIGRVSEAIQDYIRAVTIRPTMAEAHANLASAYKDTAHVEAAIKSYKQALLLRPDFPEATCNLLHTLQCVCDWDDRASRFAEVEGIIRKQIKMSVLPSVQPFHAIAYPIDPILALEISRKYATHCSLIASRYGLPAFRHPLPIPVKAEGGSGRLRVGYVSSDFGNHPLSHLMGSVFGMHNRENVEVFCYALSQNDGSKWRQRIQSEAEHFVDVSSMSSDVVARIINEDKIQILINLNGYTKGARNEIFAMQPAPIQVSYMGFPGTTGATYIDYLVTDEFVSPTRFSHIYSEKLVHLPHCYFVNDYKQQNRDVLDPVCQHKRADYGLPEDKFIFACFNQLYKMDPDIFNTWCNILKRVPNSALWLLRFPAAGEMRLRAYAAARGVRPDQIIFTDVAMKDEHIRRSALADLFLDTPLCNGHTTGTDILWAGLPMITLPLEKMATRVAGSLCLATGVGEEMVVSSLKEYEEKAVALAENPAKLQALTNKLKAARMTCPLFDTARWVHNLERAYFKMWNLYCSGRHPQPFKVTEHDAEFPYDR, encoded by the exons ATGTTCTCGCTGCAGAGCGACGCTCGCTTGCATCAactgccgccgccgccgccgccgcaacAGCAGCAACCGCCGCCGTCTGTGGTGGCGACGCAGCTGCAGCAGCTCTTCGGGGCGAATGCGTCCGGCGGGCTAGGGTTCCACGGTGCCCCCATCGGGAGCGCCGATCTCGACGAGGCGTCATTCCCTCTGCAACTGCTCGATGACTCCGCCGATATCAAACCCTTGATCGCAAAACCACTCGAAg GCGATGAGGACGTGCATCTGGTGCTTGCTCATCAGAGTTATAAAGCGGGAGACTATAATCAGGCATTGGAACACTGCAATGCTATTTATAGGAAAAATCCAAAGCGCACtgataatcttcttcttcttggtgcaATCTATTATCAG CTGCATGATTTCGACATGTGCATTGCGAAGAATCAGGAAGCTCTTGCAATTGATCCTCATTTTGCAGAGTGCTATGGAAACATGGCAAATGCTTGGAAG GAGAAAGGCAATATTGATCTGGCAATTCGTTGTTATCTGATTGCTATTGAG CTCCGGCCCAATTTTTCTGATGCATGGTCAAATTTAGCTAGTGCATATACACGAAAAGGAAGACTTAATGAAGCAGCACAGTGCTGTCGCCAAGCTCTTGCACTTAATCCTCGTTTG GTTGATGCTCATAGCAACCTTGGAAATCTGATGAAGGCACAGGGACTAGTTCAAGAA GCCTACAATTGCTATGTGGAGGCTCTACGCATACGACCTTCTTTTGCAATTGCTTGGTCCAATCTAGCTGGTCTCTTTATGGAGGCAGGAGATCTTAACAGAGCTCTTACGTACTACAAG GAAGCAGTTAAACTAAAGCCAACGTTTGCTGATGCCTACCTGAACCTTGGGAATGTGTACAAG GCTTTAGGAATGCGTCAAGAGGCTATCATATGCTATCAGCATGCTATACAGGCACGCACAGACTATGCAACGGCTTATG GAAATCTTGCTAGTACATACTATGAACAAGGCCAACTGGATTTGGCAATTCTGCATTACAGACAAGCCATCAATTATGATTCAGCTTATGTGGAGGCATACAATAATCTG GGGAATGCTCTGAAAGATGCTGGCAGAGTGGATGAGGCTATTAGTTGCTATCAG TCATGCCTTGCATTACAACGTAACCACCCACAAGCTCTTACAAACCTTGGGAACATACACATGGAATG GAACATGATGAGCGTAGCTGCTTCATATTACAAGGCAGCTATATCTGTTACTTCTGGATTATCTGCTCCCTTCAACAATTTAGCGGCGATCTACAAACAGCAG GGGAATTATGTTGAAGCCATAGCTTGCTACAATGAAGTCCTTCGTATAGATCCTTTGGCAGCTGATGGACTTGTCAATAGGGGAAACACATTCAAGGAGATTGGTAGAGTTAGTGAGGCAATTCAGGATTATATTCGGGCAGTGACTATCAGGCCAACTATGGCTGAAGCTCATGCAAATTTAGCTTCTGCTTACAAGGACAC TGCACATGTGGAAGCAGCTATTAAGAGTTACAAACAAGCATTGCTGCTACGTCCAGATTTTCCTGAAGCAACTTGCAATCTCCTGCACACCTTGCAG TGTGTTTGCGATTGGGATGACAGGGCTAGCAGGTTTGCAGAAGTTGAGGGAATCATCAGAAAGCAGATaaag ATGTCAGTTCTTCCAAGTGTGCAACCATTTCATGCTATAGCCTACCCAATTGATCCAATCCTTGCATTGGAAATTAG CCGGAAATATGCAACACATTGCTCTTTAATTGCTTCTCGTTATGGACTCCCTGCCTTCAGACATCCCCTTCCTATTCCCGTGAAGGCTGAAGGCGGAAGTGGTAGACTCAGAGTGGG GTATGTGAGCAGTGACTTTGGTAACCACCCCCTCTCGCATCTTATGGGCTCTGTATTTGGAATGCACAACAGAGAGAATGTTGAG GTATTCTGTTATGCCTTAAGTCAAAATGATGGTAGCAAATGGAGGCAGCGTATCCAATCTGAAGCAGAGCATTTTGTCGATGTTTCTTCCATGTCATCTGATGTGGTTGCCAGAATAATCAATGAGGACAAAATACAGATcttaatcaaccttaatggttaTACCAAG GGTGCAAGGAATGAAATTTTTGCCATGCAACCAGCACCAATCCAGGTCTCTTACATGGGCTTCCCAGGGACAACTGGTGCAACTTACATTGACTACTTGGTTACTGATGAG TTTGTTTCTCCCACACGTTTCTCACATATTTACTCGGAAAAGCTTGTCCATCTTCCTCATTGTTATTTTGTGAATGACTACAAACAG CAAAATCGTGATGTTCTGGATCCAGTCTGTCAGCATAAGCGAGCGGATTATGGTCTACctgaagataaatttatttttgcatGTTTTAATCAGCTTTACAAGATGGACCCTGATATATTTAATACTTG GTGCAATATTCTTAAGCGTGTTCCAAACAGTGCATTGTGGCTGCTGAGATTCCCAGCAGCTGGTGAAATGAGACTGCGTGCAT ATGCTGCTGCACGGGGAGTGAGACCTGATCAGATCATATTCACAGATGTTGCTATGAAGGATGAGCATATCAGACGCAGTGCTTTAGCAGATCTTTTTCTTGACAC GCCCCTGTGCAATGGCCACACAACAGGAACAGATATATTATGGGCTGGCTTGCCCATGATAACACTTCCTCTGGAAAAAATGGCCACGAGGGTTGCTGGTTCGTTGTGTCTAGCCACTGGAGTTGGGGAAGAGATGGTTGTTAGCAG CCTGAAAGAATATGAAGAAAAGGCGGTGGCTTTGGCTGAAAATCCTGCAAAGCTTCAAGCTCTTACCAATAAACTTAAGGCAGCACGAATGACCTGTCCTTTGTTTGACACAGCCAGATGG GTGCACAATCTGGAGAGGGCTTACTTCAAAATGTGGAATCTGTACTGCTCTGGTAGACATCCACAGCCCTTCAAAGTGACAGAACATGATGCCGAATTCCCATATGACAGATAG
- the LOC105048889 gene encoding cysteine proteinase inhibitor 5: MASSSCCILFFLLAVASSPTAFQLVGGDGRKVGGRTEVPHVESDKEVQDLGLFCVEEYNQRLHGGRSEALTFLRVVAAERQVVSGIKYYLKIAARDGRERTFDAIVVVKPWLKSRSLLSFTPSAHY; this comes from the coding sequence ATGGCTTCCTCCTCTTGTTGTATCCTTTTCTTCCTCCTCGCTGTTGCTTCCTCCCCCACGGCCTTCCAATTGGTCGGCGGCGACGGCCGGAAGGTCGGCGGCCGGACGGAAGTGCCGCATGTGGAGTCCGACAAGGAGGTGCAGGACCTCGGGCTCTTCTGCGTCGAGGAGTACAACCAACGCCTCCACGGTGGTCGAAGTGAGGCACTGACATTCTTGCGGGTGGTGGCGGCAGAGCGCCAGGTGGTGTCCGGGATCAAGTACTATCTAAAGATCGCCGCCCGGGACGGCCGCGAGCGGACGTTCGACGCCATCGTCGTCGTCAAGCCATGGCTCAAGTCCCGATCGCTCCTCTCCTTCACGCCCTCCGCCCATTACTGA
- the LOC105048887 gene encoding small ribosomal subunit protein eS8 isoform X2: MAFSLRARRYELGRRPANTKLSSNKTVRRVRVRGGNVKWRALRLDTGNYSWGSEAVTRKTRVLDVVYNASNNELVRTQTLVKSAIVQVDAAPFKQWYLQHYGVEIGRKKKTLAAKKEATEVSRCSELKQFKASCNTSNT; the protein is encoded by the exons ATGGCGTTTTCTCTTCGTGCCCGCAG GTATGAGTTGGGCCGGCGGCCGGCAAACACGAAGTTGTCGAGCAACAAGACAGTGAGGAGGGTTCGGGTGAGGGGAGGCAACGTGAAGTGGAGGGCCCTCCGATTGGACACTGGGAACTACTCGTGGGGAAGCGAGGCCGTGACTCGCAAGACCCGTGTCCTTGATGTGGTGTACAATGCCTCCAACAATGAGCTCGTTAGGACGCAGACTCTTGTGAAGAGCGCTATCGTGCAGGTTGATGCTGCTCCCTTCAAGCAGTGGTACCTCCAGCATTATGGTGTCGAgattggaaggaagaagaagacccttGCTGCCAAGAAGGAAGCAACTGAG GTTTCAAGGTGCTCTGAGTTGAAGCAGTTTAAAGCAAGCTGTAACACTTCAAACACCTGA
- the LOC105048887 gene encoding uncharacterized protein isoform X1, with protein sequence MAFSLRARRYELGRRPANTKLSSNKTVRRVRVRGGNVKWRALRLDTGNYSWGSEAVTRKTRVLDVVYNASNNELVRTQTLVKSAIVQVDAAPFKQWYLQHYGVEIGRKKKTLAAKKEATENFMVAYYVPGLSFSAEGGAFLRSLMHYSWTTVEPGKEILVLFIGSVLHRSYMFFINCICLLVTHASLYARFLCSVYSLCTSFSTYPSWNSIDMSSVTCFYTIYGISIFIYR encoded by the exons ATGGCGTTTTCTCTTCGTGCCCGCAG GTATGAGTTGGGCCGGCGGCCGGCAAACACGAAGTTGTCGAGCAACAAGACAGTGAGGAGGGTTCGGGTGAGGGGAGGCAACGTGAAGTGGAGGGCCCTCCGATTGGACACTGGGAACTACTCGTGGGGAAGCGAGGCCGTGACTCGCAAGACCCGTGTCCTTGATGTGGTGTACAATGCCTCCAACAATGAGCTCGTTAGGACGCAGACTCTTGTGAAGAGCGCTATCGTGCAGGTTGATGCTGCTCCCTTCAAGCAGTGGTACCTCCAGCATTATGGTGTCGAgattggaaggaagaagaagacccttGCTGCCAAGAAGGAAGCAACTGAG AACTTTATGGTTGCATATTATGTCCCTGGCCTTAGCTTCAGTGCCGAAGGTGGTGCTTTTTTGAGGAGTTTGATGCACTATAGCTGGACAACTGTGGAACCTGGAAAAGAAATTCTGGTCTTGTTTATTGGATCAGTGTTGCACCGAAGTTACATGTTTTTTATTAATTGTATCTGTCTCCTTGTCACCCATGCTAGCCTCTATGCTAGGTTTCTGTGTTCAGTTTATAGTTTATGTACAAGTTTTTCAACATATCCTTCTTGGAATTCCATCGACATGTCATCAGTAACATGCTTTTACACCATATATGGTATCTCCATTTTCATTTACAGATAA